Proteins encoded together in one Balearica regulorum gibbericeps isolate bBalReg1 chromosome 3, bBalReg1.pri, whole genome shotgun sequence window:
- the MEP1A gene encoding meprin A subunit alpha: protein MGSSIFPLLALLLCYVYGTPVSVEHLSNKAAADAEVGEIIKDIPDINLAAGLDLFQGDILLPQNQQNALRNETYRWKFPIPYILGDDLDLNAKGVILQAFEMFRLKSCIDFKPYEGERTYIFFRKENGCWSMVGDLQTGQTLSIGERCDYRAIVEHEILHALGFYHEQSRMDRDDYVTIWWDQIIIDKEHNFLKYDDSFITDLNTPYDYESLMHYAPFSFNKNESIPTITAKIPEFDNIIGQRLDFSAIDLERLNRMYNCTSTHTFLDQCSFEFENICGMIQGTRDDLDWVHQKSGATGQEDHTLSGRCRDAGYFMYFNTSSGKADDVAVLESRILYPKRTQQCLQFFYKITGSLSDKLIIWLKEDDGTGNVRKMRKIQTFQADNDYNWKIAHVTLNAQKKFRYLFQGLKGNLSSSSGGIAIDDITLTETPCPTAVWAIRNFSQILETASSDVIQSPRFYSPEGYGFGISLYPHSTISGYSRIAFHLCSGENDGVLEWPALNRQATLTVLDQDPDILKRMSSSKSFTTSKDHVSSSNNSTLIWEKPSIVGKFDASCNCYRSTSWGWTNFISHSQMKRRSFLKNDDLIIFAEFNDLSHLNNTEVPVEPEQSAFMEGLALERKKRAAQDTESVKDQLPYLQDACDPNPCQNDGICVNVKGKPSCRCPSGQAFFFTGERCQSRQVHGNILGMTVGGIAGAIVLTIVLISMMARRRRVAVG, encoded by the exons ATGGGCTCCAGCATCTTCCCGCTCCTAGCGCTTCTGTTATGTTATGTGTATGGTACTCCAGTCTCT gTTGAGCACCTCTCCAATAAAGCTG CAGCAGATGCTGAAGTCGGTGAGATAATCAAAGACATTCCAGACATAAACTTAG ctGCTGGACTGGATCTCTTTCAGGGTGATATCTTGCTCCCT caaaatcagcaaaatgCCCTGAGAAATGAGACCTACAGATGGAAGTTCCCCATTCCCTATATTCTGGGTGATGACCTAG ATCTGAATGCCAAAGGAGTCATTCTCCAGGCATTTGAAATGTTCCGTCTTAAGTCTTGCATTGATTTCAAGCCATATGAAGGAGAGAGAACCTACATattctttagaaaagaaaatgg GTGTTGGTCCATGGTGGGGGACCTGCAGACTGGACAGACCCTCTCTATTGGGGAAAGGTGTGACTACAGAGCAATTGTGGAACATGAGATCCTGCATGCTCTGGGATTTTACCATGAGCAGTCAAGGATGGACCGGGATGACTATGTGACCATCTGGTGGGACCAAATTATTATAG ACAAAGAGCATAATTTTCTGAAGTACGATGACAGCTTCATCACCGATCTGAACACCCCCTATGACTACGAATCATTGATGCACTATGCACcattttcatttaacaaaaatgaaagcatccCCACGATCACAGCGAAGATACCAGAATTTGATAACATAATCGGACAACGTCTAGACTTCAGTGCCATTGACCTGGAAAGATTGAATCGCATGTATAACTGCA cttcaacTCACACTTTTTTGGACCAGTGTTCTTTTGAGTTTGAAAACATCTGCGGCATGATTCAGGGCACCAGAGATGATCTAGACTGGGTCCATCAAAAGAGCGGTGCTACAGGGCAGGAAGACCACACACTTTCTGGGCGCTGTAGAG ATGCTGGctatttcatgtatttcaacACCAGCTCTGGCAAGGCAGATGATGTGGCAGTCCTAGAGTCTCGAATCCTTTATCCAAAGAGAACTCAGCAGTGCCTCCAATTCTTCTATAAGATCACAGGAAGCCTTTCTGACAAACTGATCATCTGGCTTAAAGAGGATGATGGCACTGGAAATGTTCGCAAGATGAGGAAAATTCAAACCTTTCAAG CGGATAATGACTATAACTGGAAAATTGCCCACGTAACCCTCAACGCTCAGAAGAAGTTCCGTTACCTCTTCCAAGGACTAAAGGGCAACCTCAGCTCTTCATCTGGTGGGATTGCTATTGATGACATCACACTGACAGAGACCCCCTGTCCTACAGCTGTGTGGGCCATTCGGAATTTCAGCCAAATCCTCGAAACAGCATCAAGTGATGTTATTCAAAGCCCTCGGTTTTACAGCCCTGAGGGTTATGGTTTTGGCATAAGTTTGTATCCGCACTCCACAATCAGTGGCTACTCTCGCATTGCCTTTCACTTGTGCAGTGGAGAGAATGATGGTGTTCTGGAGTGGCCAGCTCTAAACCGCCAAGCTACACTCACAGTGCTGGACCAGGACCCTGACATCTTGAAAAGGATGTCCTCAAGTAAAAGCTTCACCACAAGCAAAGACCATGTTAGCTCAA GTAATAACAGTACCTTAATATGGGAGAAGCCATCAATTGTTGGAAAATTTGATGCCTCATGCAATTGCTATAGAAGTACATCCTGGGGGTGGACTAACTTCATATCCCACAGCCAGATGAAACGGAGAAGCTTCCTGAAAAATGATGACCTGattatttttgcagaatttaaTG atctaaGTCACCTCAATAACACTGAAGTCCCTGTTGAACCTGAACAATCTGCCTTCATGGAAGGCCTCGCTcttgaaaggaagaagagagcagcccaggatacggaGTCTGTTAAAGACCAGCTGCCTTATCTGCAAGACGCGTGTGACCCAAACCCCTGCCAGAATGACGGAATCTGTGTGAATGTGAAAGGGAAACCAAGCTGCAG GTGCCCATCAGGACAAGCCTTCTTCTTTACAGGTGAGAGGTGTCAGTCAAGGCAGGTCCATGGGAACATCCTGGGGATGACAGTTGGTGGAATTGCTGGAGCCATTGTCTTAACCATTGTCCTCATTTCCATGATGGCTAGAAGACGAAGAGTTGCAGTGGGATAA